The window GGCATCGACGGAATGGTGGGTCCCATCTCTTCTATCTGTGCCATTTGTACTGCTTTTCGATGACAACATGCCTGGGAGCCAACTTTGCATTTCAGTTGTTTTGACTCATAGAAATTCAGACATGTTCGCCtcctattttttcatttttgggtttgtgcTTGATTGCAGGAACAGAACAGTTTGCCATCTCTAAGGAAATCTCTCAGGGATGCTGTGATGGAAAAAGATGCTGCAGTTGTTGCACGGGTACTTACTAAGTTACCAtacaaatttttaaataatatatttttttctactCTTCATCCACAATCTCTGATATTTGAGTGTAGGAGGACCTCTCAGCACAGCTTCGGACGATGAAGAAACGCTTGAAGGAGGCAGAAGAGGAACAATACAGAGTATACAAGTGATTTCTATGTTAAGATTCTAAAAGCATGTCAAAGGCTATTCTTGTGCTTATGGGTTCTCCTGTTCTAGGCTGAAGAAGATGCGGCAGCACTGAGGTCAGAATTAAATTCGATGCAGCAACAAGCAATGATGAATCCACTTGGTAGCATCCCCGCAATGGGTAACTCTCCAGATCATTTGCAAGCCATGGAAAAGGAGTTGGACAATCTGAGATCTGAGTTACAGGTGAGTATTTGTATATTGGTATTTTCAGATTGCATCCTTGAGATGATGTACTAATCTGTTTTTCATGGTTGCTCAAAATGCCAGCAAGAGTCAGTATTGAGGCAGCAAGAACAACAGAGATTAGTGGAGGAACAAGCTCGAACTTCTGCATTGGAAGAAAGACTTGCAGCTTTATCAAAAAAGGCCTCAGGTACCTCCGATAAATGTCTAGGAATAGAGTTTGGGTCTCAGTGGCATATTCTTTATATGATTTTGTATAGTCAACACAGCTCAACTAAATCTTATCTCATTCTAGCCCCCTTCTCCCCCCCTCCTTCGAGCCtctgaaaaaaaagagaaaaaagagagccTTATACCTACTATTTGAGGTCCAGTAGATGGATTTTGATTCACCATTCCACTTCATTTAAAACCATAGATGCTGTTACAACAGTCATATCCTTTTTCACCACTTCAACCCTGGTCATCTTTGGCCTTTCTCATATCTGTTTCTTGTATCATTTTGTATCAAGAGAAAGTATGATAATGCAGAGATTTTTTGTTCTCTGTAAGCTGATCCCAATTGCTCTAAATGTGGTAGACTTGTCAGTGTGGAGTGTCTGATTGTATGGTGAGCTCAGCTCAACTAATTCTAATCTTACCGAAACCTCATCTCAACTAACTTGGTTCCtctatatgattttttttttcagagttCCTCTCTATTTAAGAACGTAGATGCTGTTAAGGTGTCATGCCCTTTTTCACCAATTCAATACCAGTCATCTTTGGCCTTCCTTCTGTCCATCCTTGTGACATTTTGTATCAGGAGAAAGTATGATAATTCAGAGGCATATTGTTCTCGGTGAGCCAATCCGGATTGCTCTACATTTGGCAGATTCATCAGTATGTGCAGTCCAATTGGTGATCAACCATCTGGATATACCTACTTGTGGCAGTGGGTCAGTTATGtccatagttcaagatctcgtcTCGTCTCGTCTCGCCATTTCGGGCAGATTCATCAGTATGTGCAGTCCAATTGGTGATCAACCATCTGGATATACCTACTTGTGGCAGTGGGTCAGTTATGtccatagttcaagatctcgtctcgtctcaccattttgggcaggtcgagatttccgaaatatctgaaatttaccgaaatttcgccgaaatatggtattttttctgccatatttcggcagtccatctcggtgggtttttggccatattaaggcctgatacttcatgtacacccttatttaagctaaataaacacatttaaaccttcatattgcaaaaaaatgaactcaaagtggtgttttgggttgcacccttgattgacagtatacggttggaccctgatgtataaatagttaaatacacattgtttaagtaatataccgaaatttggactaaatttcacgaaatataccgaaatttggaCTTTTTTTATTTCGTATGGTCATCTCGTCTCAATAGTGTTGggatatccgaaatataccgaaatatcggtgatatatcgcgaaattttgaaccatggttatGTCAAGACACAGGTCACTGTATGGCACAAATGTCCCGACTTGACAAGTACAATCCGCTTATTATAAATAGATCAAGTGGCAAGACATGAACACAACTTGCTAAAGAAATCCCTACCCTGAACAAGACTTGTTTCTTGAATTGGTTGTGTTTGGGTTGGCATGACATGACTTGaaatgatttgaaacaacaaaAAGTGTCATGAGTATGATAAAACATGGAGAAAAGAATCCCAGAAAAAGGTAGTAAGAAGGTAATGAAGGGTTAAGACGGGCTGATTTTGGGTTTGGCTTGTTCAACACAAAAATCACCTTTTTTGCTTAGTGTCCATTATTTGTCGATCTGAAATTGACCTGAACTGAAAATACCCAACCTGAGCATGGATTTATAGGTTGTATTCGTGTTAGGTTGGCAGATTGCTTGGGTATTGCTATCCTAAATAGGTGTAGTGGAAACTGGATAGTGTTCCAAGTATTTCCTCTTTCATTGGTGGCCCCATGTATAAGTCAATGTCACATCTATCATCAATTGTCATTATTGATCTGTTACAAAATCTGTAAAAGATCTGAATgtacaaaaaaagggaaaaggtatAGCCTTACAATTTAAGCTACTTACAAAAGATGATGAACATGACAGGAGACAAAATGTGGGTTCCAACATGTATCTAGAAAACCATTATTTTCTCCCATATAAAAAACAGAGcgtcccagtgcatgaggctcctgctactgcagggtctgggagggcaaatgtacacagccttaccccttgctttgcaggagaggctatttccaagttttgaacatGAAActaacaggttgcaatagccaACTTAACTGTTGTGCCAAGGCTTGCCCACTTTTTCTCCCATATAATGGTTCTTTAATTGTCTGTAAAACTGTTGATAAAGTTCTTCCAAGAACAAGCCTTGTCTGATTCTGGCTCATCTTCGATTTCGATTAGCTTCTATTGAATTTCAAAGAATTTAGCTTGAACATGTTATGTATAACGGGAGCTATTAAAAGGACTTGTTTCTCTAAAAAATACATCATATCATTGTAGTTTAGATACCATCTCAGTGaggcttatttttttttgatgcaGAAGAAGCATCGGAAGAAGCAGCTCGCAAGGTTTTTTCATCGGTGAGTCATCCTGGAATGATAAATTTCTGCAGAATTATTGCCATAGCTCTGGTACTGTCATAATATAATGATTATTGATGCGATCTTTTCCACCACCAAACTGGTAGCGTTTGTTCATTGATCTGGATTGTGGAGCATCCAAATTAATTGGGATCTCTGGATTCCATATTATCCTATAAGGCTTTAACTCAGAGAATCTGTGTCAGTTTTTGGATTATTCCCAACTGATACTGCTCTGGATCGTTCTGGATCAGCCAATCCAGTGAAAGAAGAGCCTGATACTACTAATGGATCAGCCAATCCACTAGGTATGATAGATCAGACTGGTCCTGTCCAATACCAGTGCAGATCAGATGAACCAACCAATATTTACCATATCTTTAAAATTATGTTATGAATAGTAAAGTTCTGGTAGATGACTAGAATAGAAATTCTAATGATTCGGGTTGTTTAACTGATTTGCTCATACACTACAAGAGATGGCCATTGGTTGGACTTTACATTGTGCACCGCCACCATGTGTGAAACAAACTTTTTCTATAATGACCTAGGGCTATAAACTcacttatttttttccccttgcaAAAATTATTTCTGTGATACTTAAGGGCTGATTTGGTAAgatttcgatttcaattttggattgatttcatgaaatagttaacaaatagatttttggtcaagaaattgaaattgttttggttgcatcaatttgaaatattttaagcataagaaatccatttggtagttcaatttctgagaagagattctctatatttttttgggagagggtggtggtggtggtagaggcGGGAGGTGGGGCTTggaatggtggtggtggcggtggcaaaATATTGTGATtttgctttcatttctttttaaatatgCATTAAAGTGGAGCACATAATAgacttgaaattgatttcaatttcaatattGAAACAGGTCGTCAGCTATTTCACTATTTCaaatgaaattgatttcaattctCATTAAAAGGTGAAAAAAGCATTCCAAATAgcataatttcaatttatggccccatggaattgaaatagaaatcataccaaaacaaCCCTTGGTCACATTATGATGTGCTGGCAGCATGTGGATTGAGTGCAACTATGCCTAGGGtttcttatttccttttctcctctctttttttttggcgcACAGAAAGAGAAGGAGACCCTTGAGCAGCAATTGCATGATATGGCAGTGATGGTTGAGAGACTGGAAAGTAGTCGACAGAAACTTCTGATTGAGGTATTGTACACTCATAGTAATATGTTAACTTTGTTGGATTAGATTTTTTGGGAGTATGCCTAATTGCCTACTAATCACATTGTTTCTTAATCCTGGTGGCAGATTGATTCACAATCTTCAGAAATAGAGAGGCTGTTTGAGGAAAATTCCAATCTCTCAGTCTCATATGAAGATGCTATGGGTGTAGTGGCTCAATGGGAGAACCAGGTAGAACGCTGATCTACAGAAAATTTTGGTTGATTGATTGAATGTTTGTCTTTTGTTAGTATGGGCTGCTGCCTGAATATGTGCTATGATAGCAACTTTAATCAGGTGCTCACTTTGGTTCCCTAGGCTGGGACCCGTGTTCAGGTAGTAAGGGCCCCAGGTGAGCCCTTGATtgaattttctattcttcatcATATCTAGTTATAAGGATGCTGACTAggtcatttatttattttttgtcattttatgtTAGATTTGTCATACGGTTATGTGAAATAAGGGGAAAACAAAATCCTAAGCTTAAAAAGTACTAGAAAGAGGATAGCAGAAGCATAGCAGTTCAATAAGGATTCAGGATCAATTCAATATATTAGCACTACCAATTTCCTTTAAATTCACTGTCCATCATCCCTAACCTTGGGACTTCAGCCCTAAAACTAACCAGACCGTTTGACACTAAGCATGTGAAAGGCCATCTGTAATGAGAAATCACCGGATAGTGTAGTCAAAACTCCATGGTAGCATCTGTTTGAGTTAGACTTCTAATTGGTGAGTAGTGGCATCAGGAAATTTAAAATTCACGATTTAAGGATGAAACACATGGCTGCAGAGTTTGCAGCATCACTAACATGAAAATTTGTTCAATTTTGCATTCATCCAGAGCAGTTTTCTCTCCACCACTGCCCCCCATCCTCCAAAACAACCTCTACAAATGGCaagtgtttatttatttattttgtttcatattTATTGTTGATTGTAGGGTATAAAGTTGTAGAAGGACTTAAGACATACCTGTCAAATACTTGATGGTGAAATTTCATGGACAAGGAGTCCTAATGAGGAAATGTATCGATTATAGAAAAGTGAGAAGCAAGGTTAGTAGTTGAAGCctgaagggggagagagagagagagggagagaaagagaaggcttaAGATGGAGATTGACGGTAGTGGCAGAGTTGGTACAAATGAAAAAGGCAAACTTGGGGTAAAAGTGTTTGTCAGGAAGAATTAAGAAAAAAGGAACATTAGAGGAGCAAGAGACACTGTCATAGCTTTAAATTCGCGTTGCAAAACAGAATTGGGGGTTCAAAATCTTTAGATGGATAATCAGCCTTGCAATCCCCAAACATAACATTTCCCTTATCctatttatgtttatttaaGACTTTTAATCTGTACAAAGTTTGAATTCTACATTTCAAAGAAAATAGATGGTGGCAGTATGgaagccctaaccctaattaGGGTCTTAGAATCAAATTACCAAAAGCTAAGAGAAGGAAGATTAGGGTTTAGGTCTAGATTTTTAAATTTGGAATTGATTGATCAATGGAAAATAAACTGTGAAGTCTGAGATAGGACAGAAACAAGAAGATTCAATGCAATTGGAATTAGGGCAGaactagggtttgatggaagaAAGTTGACAAACACTAGGGTTCAAAATAGGTTGAAACAGGGGTTGAGTGGTCTGTTCAAAAGGGTGCATTGATGGTTGAAATTTGGAGAAATTCTCTGGTTTACAGAGGGGTGCAATTGGGCTGAAACTAACCTGCGGCCCGAACAGAATATGGTGACAAGTTGGGTATGGTTAGGGCTTAGAAGTTGGATTTTCTGGTAGGGTCGGACAGGGGGTTGTATGAAGGGATTAGGGTTGAAATCTCTGGGAAAATTGAGCAGAATTGAGAGAGTTATGTGAAGTTACAGGTAGTTGAAATTGGGGCAAAATGGGGTATCTACAGGGTGTGCTAGGGCTTGGAAAAACTAACCTGGTCGATGGCTATCGAAGGGTGTCTGAGGAACTTAGAAGCAGCAGAATAGAACTTGTAACACTGCAGTAACAGAGCAGCTTAGACCCTCGTTATGGTCTAGGGAATCCACTCCTTTAGAGCACTGAATCCACACTAGCAACAGCAGATTTGTATTAATCAAAGGCAATGCTTCACAGTGAAGGGCCGGTCCCTGTTTATAGGGAAGGTTTTAACTTTGTTACTTGTGACTCCAAGTTCAAAACTTTTGAAAAGCTGAGACAtgaatcaaaatagaaacttgctTAGAATCTTCTAAAACTGATAGGGTTAAGCTCACTAAATAGTAAGCAAACACCCAACCCACAAGTAGGACTATTAGATTCTGGTATACAGCAGTATAGTGGCCCTAATAATAACTGTATTAGTGGTTGGGTCAGACCTAAAATTAGGTCAACAGTAAGGGCACGGCAACAGTATTGTACCCACAAACAATGATcacaatccaatggttggattgaCAACTACAGCATGTCTACAGTATATGGCAGCTTGCTGTCAAATTCAGTAACTAGGTATAACTTTCAAACCCTATGGTAGGATACCCCAAAAGTGATATCAACAGTAGGTCTCAGTTACAATATGTACCCTTTAATTATCTCCACCAACAAAAGATCAGAACACAGGTTACAGTGCAAtcccaaaataaaaacttataACTATAACCACAAGATAGCAGTAATAGCCGATGGAAACCTCAGTTGAAGCCACTACTCATCTCGAGGGGATGGGATGGGCTGTCATACTCTATAAGACTTCAGAAAATCAGCCAAGATTGATGGCTGGAAGGGGCACAACAGCCcaaggtagaaaatagaaactagggtgtAAAACAGGAACTTACAGACCACATGATGCAATATCACTTggctggttggaccagcatgatagGATCTggagacccaaacccaaacagaaCCAGTCCAAGGGTTGGAATTAGTTAGTAATTAGTCATTTATTTTATGTCTTCTAATTGTTTGGGTCAGGTACATaagattttatttcagttttagaaagctACTAGGATTTAGTTTCCTTATTCATTTGAGTTTCCAAGTTAGAGTtagtttcctttcttgttgggattcttttatttaaatagaTGTAACCGTGCTATGAGAACTCAGATTTGATTAGTGAAGCTCTGCGTGAGTGTGTGTGAACGTGAGTTCCCTCTTTCCCCTCCTTCTAATTCTTCTATTGTTCTCTCTgtgaagcccaccatagcagatcaccccttggtttgcATTACCACAACACCAATCAGCCATTAGATAGTGCTGAAGCCTGAAGGTAATTTCGAAGGAACAAATCAATGGAGGTATACACCCTCAAAATCTGAGATGAAACTGCTGGACAGATCTGGAATTGTATGGACTTGAAGTGACTGCAATGGGAGACCAAACAGCATTGCTGCAGGGTTGGAATGAGACTTTAATATCAACTTTTGCCGGTTGATCGATGGGATAATCTTCAAGTGATCAAACAGCTGCAAAACAGAGGAAGTTGCAGGCTCAATACCCCTCACTGTTGGGTCTTGGTTGCAagtttaacaaaatagaaactaaggagCAAGAAGtttagaagagaaggggaaggaagaaggggggATATGACAAAGGCCTGTCACCTATGGCAGTCTCTCACTAACCTATTAGGTatctgatgcagatttatcaccaaactaggcttctttgcttaggattaagtctagggttgggttctatacatgttgggcctttgatcccatgagttttcaatgtaataggtcgcttttatggacctaaagtatgggtaattaGGATACATATGGGATTACTCTCtatacttaatttattttcatgttttaatattttaaattgaaccggtcctaAACTGATTTAAATCAGTGGTTcgatttaagtgattttagtagttttcttttaagtatttATTGGGGCTGGATTAAGActttgttttgagtctatttcaccTAGTCattttaagttacctaataggttaaggattgggttaggcctttcctttttagggtaaaagtctatttttgagtcttttatataatgttgtaacttgtaagggggcaagtattgaacacgaattttgatattaatgaaaaactttttgctgttcttcttctccattgaagatctttgtcttgtgtttggtcaaggctggtgggattggtgtttgatccaatcgacaccttgcacTATGAAgcccaggtggatcgtttgaagGAAACgatgtttgatccgattgacaccttgcggaagcccgggtggttcttttgaagcacTACATTCATGTTCTagttcaagttttgatttttattcaagatctACAGTCAAGCAAGCTGCTGCccaagaaattctgcaactacaGTGAGTTGAAtcatccccaaccccaaccccaacctttcttcttctaatcctctaaaccaccaaaccctagcaTCCCCTCAATCTCTAAACCTTTTTTTTCCATAACCCAAATTCTGTCTAGACCAATTCAACTATCAAAACCCCTCCAAATTTGGATTGAATTCTCCCCTCACTctaaggaaaactcgatccaagccccAGCCCTAGTTGACCACTTTAAACTCTagattccctcttcttcttcttttcaaaaaccctaaaccctaaacctaacctcCTGCCAATTCATTCCAGTGCACTTCcaaccattaaaacttaacgtaaccttcactgatagactcccctacatccaCTTAACCTAACCCGTCAAACCcgtcccatcaaaccctaaccctaatttcacaattttcacctattttgacctagccgaattACCCAGTTCATAGCAGCtactggttattggcttctagttggtctcctaccaatctagaactacattagtaTCTCATCTtgcactgcatctcacagcatcCATGGTAAAAAAACTAAGCTTTCTTTACTCATCTAAATCGTAGGGTATGGGCAACATAGTCCTTTCAGTAAATAAAAGGAGTCCCATGCATGATGTAGGAGTCTTGTACAATAAGAACAAAAGGAAAGCTAACTTAATATCTTAAGTAGTAtctaaataaaactcaaattagaaactacaataaacccccccccccccccccacaattCTTGTTTTTAGTGAACCAACTAACACCCAGACCATGGGCTTGGTATGGCCGGGTCCAAAAGATTAGTTGAAGAACTATGGGCCTTGTTCTTCTTGGGCTTGCAATAATACTGCTTGCCGTAATATTTGTCTACATAAAAAACTAAGCTAAAAGCTACTCTAATCTGTGAATAAACTTCTAGAACAATaacaacagaaatagaaactaatttgCAAAATATAAAAACTCTAGGTTGCTAAGCTGCTGCTAGTAGAATCCTGTAGAAATGGACCCAAACAGGCCAAAACAGGGATGAATCAGGCCTATTACCCTTTCTTCCTACCGACTGCATCAATAACGCCTTGCTTGCCCAACTCTCACTTCAGTTGATGTGATATCTTGTTGCTTTGGTGTTGCCTTTCATCTCAATAATACTGGAGCAATTCTGTTCTATGGCAATGTTATCTGGGTATTCTTAATAATGTTGCAGTTCAATTGACACATCTATATTGTTTTCTCGAAATGTAATCTGCCTGATCAAATGATACTTGCAGGTTAAAAACTGTCTGAAGGAGAATGAAGAGCTTCGTGGCTTGCTGGATACATTAAGAATGGAACAGGCTAGGCTCCAGCCTTCAAATGATAAGAAGGTCCAAGGAGGCTTGTTGGAAGCCAATAACAATGATCATGTATCAAGAATGCAGGGAGATGCAGCAGAACTCTTCTCTCTCAAGGTTAGGCCCTAAACCAAATATAGAAGGATCATTGCTTTTAGTGGGTTTGAGCGTTCCTGATAAAGGAATTTGATTTCCATTTTAAAGCATCAGAGCTACTCTCCAACAACAGCAAAATGTTGGTAGAAACAGGTGGGTACGTAAGAGTGGGCTTGGTTCCCATCCTTTATCTTTTCAGCCTTCACATGTCGGGGCTACACCATGGCACTGTTTTGTCTCAAAAACTGGTTTTGGTGGACCTGAACCTAACCTATTGACCACTCTAAAAATAGAGAGCATCCCAGTGTACAAGGCTCCCGcaactgcagggtctgggaggggcaaatgtatgcagccttactccCTGCTTCCCAGGAGAGGCTGTTGCTAAGTTtcgaacctgcaaccaacaggttgcaatactGCAACTTAACCGCTACGCCAAGGCTTGCCCATAACCTATTGACCATTCTAGTGagggatattttttttttcattgggtactatgaaaaatatattagCCAAATTATTAGTATtagaaaaatacaaagaaaaaggaaaaatttttgGATTATAATGGTTTCTTACTAGTTCCATTTCAGTTGGATTTGAACCAACTTCCTCTTTTTCAGTCTTGCTATCCCCATGTCCGCATACAAATTCTAGAACCACTCATACCAGATTGATCAGATATGATGGATCTGATCGGTCTAGTAATGTGATGTAGATTGATGGACCAAGCTCAGCCAATCCTTTTCCTATCCATTGGTTCATGGGTGCTCAGATCCATATTCTGTTATTTATTTGGGCCCGTATTCTGTTAAATTTGAGGCCCACTTTCTGTCCCTATGTAGCCATCGACCAGCATCGGGTAAAGGTGATGTTTTGGCTGTTTTAGTGTATCCTATAGGCCTTGCGTGGAGAAGAATTTCCGGAAGAAATAGGAGATATTCTTTGGACCCCATTCCAGATTGTGTGGGAGGAAAGATGCTGTCAAGGTCTTTAAATGTTTCCATTTTAGTTAGTTCCTTGTACAATACTTGATTACCAAGTCTTTAGTTAGTAggcagtttctattttcaattttctctttCAGAAGGTAGACTTTCCATTTTTATATAATAGCAATATTGgaattttagtttctattttgaagttTGCATTGTTGTAATAGATGCTTTGttatttaataaagaaaatggCTGGACAAAGGCCACAATTTGAAGTTTAATAAAAGAATGGGTCTATGCTGTTACTGTGGGAAGCAGGAACCTTAGTGGGAGACTAGGTTGTTTAGTGGGATTCTAACCTTGGTTCTAGTGGGAGGCTCAtatcacttcttttttttctatcttcttcttctttcattctctgtttcagttcttcttctccatctgcaATTCTGTATCTTTCCGTTGGTAAGTTAGTCTTCTGTTAATTTCTGTTAGCTCTATTTCAGGTTTAGTTTGTCTCGTCTGTATTCTGTCGATTCCCATCTGAGTGTTCTGTTCTATTATTTGGAATCAAACCTTTGAAGTTTAATGACCCGCGCATGGTGCAACAGATCTATAGAATATTAGTTGCTGTTTCCAGCACTTTTttccaaaattagaaacttatgTTTTTCCTTGCAATCTAACCTGTTTTCTGCAAGACTTCTTTATGGATTTGATTGCTGTTATTGTCAGGTTACTGATCACTGTTCCATTCTGTTTTCCTTACCTTCTAATTCCGGGTTTTGGTTACTGACTAATTCTATGACAATACACAACTCGCTATCCAACTGTGGGATTTAGACCTGATTTTTGAGACTTTGTTCTTCACATCAATTGGTAACTTCGAAACAGAATCTTGTCCCCATCAGATTAATCTGCTGTGAGTTATAGAACAGACCTTATTTCTGGTTTAATTTAGCCCTTCGATCCTGgttattcttgtttttccttGTCCCTAACATAGTTGATTAGGAAACCCATAATTTTGGTATCAGCGCTATGGATAAGGGTGCATCAAAGACCCCAAACCAGACCTCTCAATTTCGTGCACAAGTAATTGAGATGTTGAAGCATTTATCAGACCACATGACCGCTGTTGAGCAAAAGTTTGAAGCAAAGTTTGGTCACCTAACCAAGTTCTGCCCTCAACACGCAAGGAATGCTACCGTGGCAGCTGTTGAGGTTTTGAAGATGGAAAAGCAACGAGTAGAATGTCCTACCAAAGAGGTCTATGTCAAAGACATCAAAGCAGACACAACTGAAACAGTGATCGATGATGTAGCGGTTGAGAACATTCCCTAAGAAATCATCAACAAACATGCTGCTGTCCTTGAAGAGATGGAGTACATAGTTCAAGTCTTTGATGAGAAAGTTCCCAAAGTTAAGGACTCTATGGTCACAACACTTCACTACACCTCTGATTTAGAAGACGAACATGTAGAGTTTGTCATCCCACCAAATTATTATGAAGAGCGGAGCCCTTGCCTAGAAAATCTTCCCCACTTCCAAGAGTTGCCGGATTTCTGTTATGGACTAAAGTTTGACCAGCACACCAAGGTGATCATTTGAATGTCTAAAACTTGAGGCCAAATTTTCTTTGAGAAGGAGCTTGTTGATGTAGATCAATGGACCAAGCGGCAGCCAAGCCTTTTCCTATCCATCGATTCATGGGTGTTCAGGTCCATATTCTGTTATTTATTTGGGCCTATATTCTGTTAAATTTGAGGCTTCACATTCTATCTCTATGTATGTAGCCATTGAGCCCACTAATGGAATGGAAGAGATCCCAATTTGATGGCCAGATGTGGGTCAGATCTGATTCAGATCTAACAGTCAAAATTTAAGATGGAAACAATGAGATCTTAACAATTAATTTCcagaatttaaataatttagaaataggaaaatatttaaatttaatGAGGTGGAATGGAGGAGTGGATAAAAGGGGCTATTGATGGGTGTTATTATGGAGATAAAAGAGGGAAGAAACAACCTACCGTGTGAGAAATTCCTTACCAAATCAAGGGGACAGAGAGAGCTTCAATTATcaattcattccattcaaatcgTGCCTGAACTCTAGCCTCTTACAAGTAtttataaaaagagaaaaagacataaaatAGAAGTCTAAAGATCGATCTTCACAAGAGGTATGACTCCTTGAGCCGGAAATTTTTGTTGAGAGTAATGGAAAGGATGGAGTTCCCTGAAAGTTTCTTGGTTGGGTGAAAGCTTGTGTTAACTCCCCAAGCTTTTCTATTCTTATTAATGGAAACCCTGTAGGTTTTTTCTTTGGTGGAAGAGGTATTCGGCAAGCACTCCATCTCTCCTT is drawn from Telopea speciosissima isolate NSW1024214 ecotype Mountain lineage chromosome 1, Tspe_v1, whole genome shotgun sequence and contains these coding sequences:
- the LOC122648511 gene encoding caldesmon isoform X1; translated protein: MEARHASLGRRTLQEIRQKRAAERLSKVSSGSDLEASNQPGIPKSESGNQLSEKDIYGLVSQLKDLEKKNSELEDENLTQTSKLQVKEVENDTLLKRLNDLEQNSLPSLRKSLRDAVMEKDAAVVAREDLSAQLRTMKKRLKEAEEEQYRAEEDAAALRSELNSMQQQAMMNPLGSIPAMGNSPDHLQAMEKELDNLRSELQQESVLRQQEQQRLVEEQARTSALEERLAALSKKASEEASEEAARKVFSSKEKETLEQQLHDMAVMVERLESSRQKLLIEIDSQSSEIERLFEENSNLSVSYEDAMGVVAQWENQVKNCLKENEELRGLLDTLRMEQARLQPSNDKKVQGGLLEANNNDHVSRMQGDAAELFSLKEQLTKEQSRAEALSAEVLQLSAKLQHSLQAYNSLTRLYKPVLRNIENNLMKMKQDGSPTAPTVVHG
- the LOC122648511 gene encoding periplakin isoform X3, with the protein product MEARHASLGRRTLQEIRQKRAAERLSKVSSGSDLEASNQPGIPKSESGNQLSEKDIYGLVSQLKDLEKKNSELEDENLTQTSKLQVKEVENDTLLKRLNDLEQNSLPSLRKSLRDAVMEKDAAVVAREDLSAQLRTMKKRLKEAEEEQYRAEEDAAALRSELNSMQQQAMMNPLGSIPAMGNSPDHLQAMEKELDNLRSELQQESVLRQQEQQRLVEEQARTSALEERLAALSKKASEEASEEAARKVFSSVKNCLKENEELRGLLDTLRMEQARLQPSNDKKVQGGLLEANNNDHVSRMQGDAAELFSLKEQLTKEQSRAEALSAEVLQLSAKLQHSLQAYNSLTRLYKPVLRNIENNLMKMKQDGSPTAPTVVHG
- the LOC122648511 gene encoding paramyosin isoform X2 yields the protein MEARHASLGRRTLQEIRQKRAAERLSKVSSGSDLEASNQPGIPKSESGNQLSEKDIYGLVSQLKDLEKKNSELEDENLTQTSKLQVKEVENDTLLKRLNDLEQNSLPSLRKSLRDAVMEKDAAVVAREDLSAQLRTMKKRLKEAEEEQYRAEEDAAALRSELNSMQQQAMMNPLGSIPAMGNSPDHLQAMEKELDNLRSELQQESVLRQQEQQRLVEEQARTSALEERLAALSKKASEEASEEAARKVFSSKEKETLEQQLHDMAVMVERLESSRQKLLIEIDSQSSEIERLFEENSNLSVSYEDAMGVVAQWENQVKNCLKENEELRGLLDTLRMEQARLQPSNDKKVQGGLLEANNNDHVSRMQGDAAELFSLKLTKEQSRAEALSAEVLQLSAKLQHSLQAYNSLTRLYKPVLRNIENNLMKMKQDGSPTAPTVVHG